Genomic DNA from Planktomarina temperata RCA23:
CGTTACCGTCTTGCTGCCACAAGGCGGGGAAATTCCCACAGATCGGCGCTTCGATTGCGTTGTTGGGCAGCTGCAGCATGCCTCCGGCGCTCTCGGGGGGTTTTCCCTTCAGATCGATGCGCTGCAAGAAGTTCGGCTAGGGGGACGCGGTGCTTTTGAACTGACAGATCCCCTGGATGGCGCGGCTTCGCATTGTGACATCATTATAGATTTTCGTGGTCCACCTGCACTGTTCCCTGCACCCGAAAAACGCGATGGATACCTGCGTGCAGATGCCCGGCACGTCCCTTCAGTTGCGAAAGCGGTTTTGACAGCCTCGAAGATGATAGGCACTTTTGAAAAACCGCTCTATGTCCGCCTTGAAGAAAGCCTTTGCGCCCACAGCCGCGCAGAAAAACCAGCCTGTTCGAATTGTTTGAACGTCTGCCCAACTGGAGCGATTCTCTCAGCAGGAGAGCATGTGACCATTGATCCAATGATCTGTGCCGGCTGCGGTTCCTGTGCCGCAGTTTGCCCTTCTGGCGCGATTAGCTACGATGCTCCATCGATTGATATTTTATTTCGCCGCATAAATACCTTGGCCGAAATTTTTAGCAAAGCAGGCGGAGAAAATCCACGTCTGTTGGTCCATGATGGCGACGCGGGCGCCGAAATGATCTCATTGGCGGCGCGCTTTGGTCGTGGCCTCCCAGGCTCTGTCGTTCCCCTCGAAGTTAACGGCCTGGCCGGATTCGGCCATGCGGAAATTCTGGCCGCACTGGCCTGTGGTTTTGCCGAGGTCAATATTTTGACCTTTCCAACCTCCGAAACCGACGTGATTGATGAGCAAATAAATTTGGCAAAAGCTCTAGGTGGTTTAGATACAGTGCATAGGCTGCAACCTACGGACCCAGAAGCTTTATGCGACATGTTGTATTCCGGGACGGCAGTCGAAATAGCCTGCGCTCCGATTTTGCCAATCGGTTCTCGGCGGCAAGTGGCACGTTTAGCTGCTAAAGCTCTTCAGCCAGAGGCAAATGTGCTCAACCTACCGATCGGGGCGCCCTATGGGGCAGTCCTAATTGACACAGAAGCCTGTAGCCTCTGCCTGGCCTGCGTCTCCCTTTGCCCCTCTGGTGCCTTGGGAGACAATGAAGATCTGCCACAACTACGGTTTCAAGAAGACGCCTGTCTGCAATGCGGCCTCTGCAGCAATATTTGTCCAGAGAAGGCCATTTCTTTGAAACCGCAGATGGATCTCACAGATCAAGCCTTTACACAAAAAGTTTTGCATGAAGAAGAACCCTTCGCCTGCATCGAATGCGGATCACTTTTTGGCGTGAAATCTACGGTTGAGAAGATCACTGAGAAACTAGCGGGAAATCATGCGATGTTTGCAAATCCGGCCGCGTCAAAGATGATCCAAATGTGCGACAACTGCCGTATTCAGGCACAGTATCACTCAACAGACAATCCGTTCCAAGGTGACGCCCGCCCTCGGGTACGCACAACAGAAGATTATCTGTCAAAGCGCCGGGATCATTGAGATTGGATAGGCGATCCCAAATCAGCCGGCTGAATGGTCGCCACATAGGCCACAATGGCCGCAATTTCGTCCAAGGAGACCTCAATCGGTACGATTGGAGAGGGCAAATGAGCGGCAAAGGGATCGGTCACCTCAAACACTTGAGTGAACGCAGGGTGTGGATTGAGGAGATAGAATGCCTCGTATCGGCGACGCCAATCTTTAAAATTGCGCATGAGCGCAAACGAAGGGGTCGAGCCTATGGCCTTCATCCGATTGCTTTCATGAACAACATGGCAACGACCGCATTTTTCCAAACTAACCCGCGCACCCAGAGCCGCGTCTCCAGTCAGCGGCTTAGGTTTCGCAACAGCTGCCGTCTCAATTTTCGCTTGAAACACCGCGATTCCATTTGGGGCAAACTCCTCAATTGTGAGTTTGCCCGTATCCGACAAGAGCCAAATTTCAAACCGCTCAGCGGCGGGATGACCACCCGAAGCAAACCGCCACAATCTAGCGCCTTCGCGAAACACAGGCGTGCCTTCTGCCCCGAAGCGCGCCTGAGCGCCACCTTGCAAGAGATAGACTTTTGTGCCTGTTTTCAAAGAGAAACGAGGCAAAAGATACCTCAGAAAGCCACTGTCTTTAAAGGCAGAGGGGGCTTGCAGGGTAAAGGATTTTTCTTGGGCCAAAACGGGTGCGGCAAACAGAGCCCAACATATCACCAAAGCTTTAAACATTTCACCTATTTCCCCAATTTGCCCCAACTTGCAATTCACCCTAGGGGCAGTAGGATTCAAACGTCAACATTTGCAGCAACTAAAAGGAACGTTCGATGAGCGAAGAGTTAAATATGTCCATGCGAAAATTTCTCAAGCAAGTTGGAGTTACCTCACAGCAAGCGATTGAAGACGCATTGCGTGCGGTACCAAATACCGCCGGGAAAAGCTATTCTGCCAAAATGGTCCTCACCCTTGAGGGACTGGATTTCGAACATGTCGTCACCGGTAAAATTGAAAGTAATTAAATGTCAGTAACCCGCGAAGAGGTACTCGCTTGCCTCAAAACGATCCAAGCGCCCTCTGGCGTAGATCTGGTCGAAGCAGGATTGGTTCGCGCTCTTTCAGTAACCGGTGGCGCTGTCCGATTTGTAATGGAAGTGAGCTCCCCCGACCCCTTTGAACCGGCTAAGGCCGAAGCAGAAAGAAAACTTGCGGCCCTTGGTTGTGCGCCAGTATCCATCGTGATGACGGCTCACAGCAAACCTTCCGCCCCGCCTGACCTATCGCCCACCAGAAAGGCAGAGCCCGCAGGCCCAGAAAAAATTCCAGGCGTAGATCGCATTATTGCTGTGGCCTCCGGCAAAGGCGGCGTAGGAAAATCAACTGTTGCGGCCAATTTGGCCTGTGCTTTGGCCGCAGAAGGGCGTCGGGTTGGCATGCTTGATGCAGACGTCTATGGACCATCACAGCCCCGCATGCTTGGCGTGTCTGGCCGTCCGCAAAGCCCGGATGGCAAGATCATTTTACCACTACGAAATTTTGGTGTGACGATGATGTCTATTGGACTAATGACCAATGAGGATCAAGCGGTGGTCTGGCGTGGTCCGATGCTCATGGGCGCCTTGCAACAAATGCTCACACAAGTACAATGGGGCGCGTTGGATGTAATGA
This window encodes:
- a CDS encoding 4Fe-4S binding protein, encoding MTKTLILCDCLGSQSIDVDAISKATGLACSRVHNNLCGDEINLAAKGIEAGEALIACQQERQKFEELSEELQADLPAFVDIRDRAGWGEGNVTPKMAALAAEATLPALTRQMGGSIDILSEGTCLLIAGPKGHEAVLQAAADLCDVLAVTVLLPQGGEIPTDRRFDCVVGQLQHASGALGGFSLQIDALQEVRLGGRGAFELTDPLDGAASHCDIIIDFRGPPALFPAPEKRDGYLRADARHVPSVAKAVLTASKMIGTFEKPLYVRLEESLCAHSRAEKPACSNCLNVCPTGAILSAGEHVTIDPMICAGCGSCAAVCPSGAISYDAPSIDILFRRINTLAEIFSKAGGENPRLLVHDGDAGAEMISLAARFGRGLPGSVVPLEVNGLAGFGHAEILAALACGFAEVNILTFPTSETDVIDEQINLAKALGGLDTVHRLQPTDPEALCDMLYSGTAVEIACAPILPIGSRRQVARLAAKALQPEANVLNLPIGAPYGAVLIDTEACSLCLACVSLCPSGALGDNEDLPQLRFQEDACLQCGLCSNICPEKAISLKPQMDLTDQAFTQKVLHEEEPFACIECGSLFGVKSTVEKITEKLAGNHAMFANPAASKMIQMCDNCRIQAQYHSTDNPFQGDARPRVRTTEDYLSKRRDH
- a CDS encoding DUF6494 family protein, whose translation is MSEELNMSMRKFLKQVGVTSQQAIEDALRAVPNTAGKSYSAKMVLTLEGLDFEHVVTGKIESN
- a CDS encoding Mrp/NBP35 family ATP-binding protein encodes the protein MSVTREEVLACLKTIQAPSGVDLVEAGLVRALSVTGGAVRFVMEVSSPDPFEPAKAEAERKLAALGCAPVSIVMTAHSKPSAPPDLSPTRKAEPAGPEKIPGVDRIIAVASGKGGVGKSTVAANLACALAAEGRRVGMLDADVYGPSQPRMLGVSGRPQSPDGKIILPLRNFGVTMMSIGLMTNEDQAVVWRGPMLMGALQQMLTQVQWGALDVMIVDLPPGTGDVNMTLAQKAHVDGAIIVSTPQDVALMDARKGIDMFNQLGTPIIGMIENMSTHICSQCGHEEHVFGHGGVSEEAKKLNVPLLAEIPLHLDIRLAADGGAPIVVSKPNSTQAQAFRSLAKSLIESGQA